A single region of the Bacteroides luhongzhouii genome encodes:
- a CDS encoding helix-turn-helix and ligand-binding sensor domain-containing protein, which translates to MPIVTNYTAKDYQAGLQNWALAQGENGEMYIGNNTGLLCFDGYTWSTYQMPGNQLVRSILIDGDRIYVGTYEDFGYFSRNSLGILEYTSLWNQLENIKTHNDEIWNILKVGECIYFQSFSSWFKYDGNKVTAHYDSKHLPLYFHKAHERIYVQMVNGDFYLLENDEYKLLIERKALKDDSVVALIPTSGGKMILCTEWNGLFDYDGTTLSPRPTAIDQELKSQQMNRATMIPSDSTIVLGTIRNGIYAIDKEGKEKWHYDMENRLYNNSVLRLFCDRDNNVWAALDIGVALIHTGSPYSILIPDRDSQSFGMVYGVNVFNNNLYIATNQSAWLYSFINKTVVPIQGTEGQNWHISTFDSQILLGNNFGTKIITGTAASNIPETETSSTCLRKCIINGQEVLLESSYYNLRVYRKHNGKWSFSNSIDGFWNPVRQFEVDYSGNIWAAHMSLGIYKIELSRDLKKVEKYTYIKSLSDEENNASLMHVMKIRGRVVLSDSKRTYTYDDINQRIIPFVQLNSILKNGINMAIPVDDNLYWLTDYRGYTLIRYDNDNFRMERFIPSSFFGLECNENNNNVYVNNNITYFCLNNGIGRLDMNLKKDTLLQKHSLLIREATSLSQNYQLHLMPVSAQKKDNEKIWGDITFHLSYPNFNCEPLRFCYRLTGNSLNLTSESADPVVTFGSLGYGDYHFTASVKNVDGKVLSSVEYYFNKPRPFYLSIYAWIIYVLLASVIVYFYSRWHAAKMLRKRNREFEKEKMKQDFKMLEQEHIIAQQREQLLEAELQVKSKELASLALDAVVQRKAVESLKEVMSEQEHKGIINQHDIDTILKQINGNLNEKEFWDIYHKNFDMIHKNFFRNLRKQYPSLTASDLRFCALLRLNLSTKDIAQFTNLTIRGVETARYRIRKKLAIPGNINLVDFLIDFT; encoded by the coding sequence ATGCCCATTGTCACCAACTATACTGCCAAAGACTACCAAGCAGGATTGCAAAACTGGGCTTTAGCCCAAGGAGAAAATGGAGAAATGTATATTGGAAATAATACAGGGTTATTATGTTTTGACGGTTATACATGGAGTACATATCAAATGCCCGGCAATCAACTAGTCCGATCCATACTCATTGACGGTGATCGTATTTATGTGGGAACATACGAGGACTTCGGTTATTTCAGCCGTAACTCCCTTGGTATACTTGAATACACTTCTTTATGGAACCAGCTCGAAAATATCAAGACACACAACGATGAAATATGGAATATACTCAAAGTAGGGGAATGTATTTATTTCCAATCATTCAGTTCATGGTTTAAATATGACGGCAATAAAGTTACTGCACACTATGATTCCAAACACCTGCCACTGTATTTTCACAAAGCACATGAACGAATCTACGTACAGATGGTTAACGGTGATTTTTATCTCCTCGAAAATGATGAATATAAACTACTGATTGAACGTAAAGCATTGAAAGATGATTCCGTAGTTGCACTCATTCCTACGTCAGGAGGCAAAATGATTCTATGCACCGAGTGGAACGGACTCTTCGACTACGACGGGACAACCCTCTCCCCCCGTCCTACAGCCATCGACCAAGAATTAAAAAGCCAGCAGATGAATCGTGCCACAATGATCCCGTCAGATTCGACAATTGTACTTGGAACAATCCGTAACGGTATCTATGCCATTGATAAAGAAGGTAAAGAGAAGTGGCATTATGATATGGAAAATCGTTTATATAACAATTCCGTATTACGACTTTTCTGCGATCGGGATAATAATGTATGGGCTGCACTTGATATCGGTGTAGCATTAATTCATACCGGCTCGCCTTATTCCATTTTAATACCCGACCGCGACTCACAGTCATTCGGAATGGTATACGGAGTCAATGTCTTTAACAATAACTTATATATTGCTACTAACCAGTCTGCCTGGCTATATTCTTTCATAAACAAAACTGTTGTTCCTATTCAAGGCACAGAAGGACAAAACTGGCATATCAGCACATTTGATTCACAAATCTTGTTGGGAAACAACTTCGGTACCAAAATCATAACAGGAACTGCAGCGAGTAACATTCCGGAAACAGAAACCAGTAGCACGTGTCTGCGTAAATGCATCATTAACGGACAAGAAGTGCTCCTTGAATCTTCCTATTATAACCTCCGAGTCTATCGCAAGCATAATGGCAAATGGAGTTTCTCTAATTCGATTGACGGTTTCTGGAATCCGGTACGTCAGTTCGAAGTGGATTATAGCGGTAATATCTGGGCGGCACATATGAGCCTCGGCATCTACAAAATAGAACTCTCAAGAGATTTAAAAAAGGTGGAGAAGTATACTTATATCAAATCATTGTCAGACGAAGAGAATAATGCAAGCCTGATGCATGTTATGAAGATACGTGGAAGAGTGGTATTATCGGACAGCAAAAGAACGTATACTTATGATGATATTAACCAGCGTATCATACCTTTCGTGCAACTTAACTCTATTCTCAAAAACGGGATTAATATGGCTATACCCGTAGATGATAACCTCTATTGGCTCACCGACTATCGAGGATACACCCTGATAAGATATGATAATGACAACTTCAGGATGGAACGCTTCATACCTTCCTCCTTTTTCGGACTTGAATGCAATGAAAACAATAATAATGTATATGTAAACAATAACATTACTTATTTCTGCCTCAACAATGGTATAGGGCGTTTGGATATGAATCTGAAAAAAGATACTTTGCTACAAAAGCATTCTTTACTCATTAGAGAAGCGACTTCCTTGTCGCAGAATTATCAATTGCATTTAATGCCTGTATCTGCCCAAAAGAAGGACAACGAAAAAATATGGGGTGATATAACTTTCCATTTGTCTTATCCTAATTTCAACTGCGAACCGCTCCGTTTTTGTTACCGCCTCACGGGAAATAGCCTGAATCTGACGTCAGAATCAGCCGATCCGGTTGTCACATTTGGCAGCTTAGGGTATGGAGATTACCATTTTACGGCTTCAGTGAAAAATGTCGACGGCAAAGTACTTAGTTCCGTAGAATATTATTTCAATAAACCACGCCCATTTTATCTGTCCATATATGCTTGGATAATATATGTGCTTCTTGCAAGTGTAATAGTATACTTCTACTCTCGCTGGCATGCCGCCAAAATGCTAAGAAAACGTAATAGGGAGTTTGAGAAAGAAAAAATGAAACAGGACTTCAAGATGTTGGAGCAGGAACATATCATTGCGCAACAACGCGAACAATTACTTGAAGCTGAATTGCAGGTCAAAAGTAAGGAATTAGCCAGCCTGGCTCTTGATGCCGTAGTCCAACGTAAAGCGGTTGAAAGCTTGAAAGAGGTTATGTCCGAACAAGAACATAAGGGAATTATCAATCAACATGATATAGACACCATACTGAAGCAGATTAATGGAAACCTGAATGAGAAAGAATTCTGGGATATTTACCACAAGAACTTTGATATGATCCATAAGAATTTCTTCCGTAACCTGCGTAAACAATACCCCAGCCTCACTGCCAGTGACTTGAGATTTTGTGCACTGTTACGGCTAAATCTATCGACTAAAGACATTGCACAATTCACCAATCTTACTATTCGCGGGGTAGAAACAGCACGTTACCGAATAAGAAAGAAACTTGCCATTCCCGGGAATATTAATCTTGTTGATTTTCTGATTGACTTTACATAG
- a CDS encoding family 43 glycosylhydrolase — translation MTGIVKKILLSSGIAFSALAGNALPTDDSIKVVKGQVSDYYIPVVNQYEITGTVVDEQGNPLEGATVMFFSSPVHCNTDVEGRYTLKATDNDVHLYVYYPGKSFAGVKRAVDDRQVKIVMQPEKHRSVQRQPAQTTRWYDPAHPVTRTYCNPMNISYNYEPYNNNVQSGGSFRSSADPMGLTYKDEYFLFSTNQGGFHYSKNLSDWEFAPASFQRRPTDDDMCAPAAFVSGDTLFYTGSTYEGLPVWYSTSPKSGRFKRAIERNTLPSWDPCLFLDDDGKLYLYYGSSNEYPLKGVQVSRDDFHPVSKIYDIMMLRPEEHGWERFGMNNDDEVTLRPFTEGAYMTKHNGKYYFQYGAPGTEFKVYADGVYVSDSPLGPFTYQQHNPMSYKPGGFVQGVGHSGTFQDLKGNYWHVGTCMLSLKYKFERRIGLYPTAFDPDGVMYSTTAFGDYPCWNADYDIKNPTDRFTGWMLLSYEKPVKVSSTDSIYSASNLTDENMRTYWAAKTGEPGEWIEIDLGGMKHIKAIQLNYYDHKSVQHNRANDLYYQYRIYSSDNGTDWTLAVDKSDNDKDVPHDYIELSETLDARYLKLENIHVPSGNFCLSEFRVFGNADGEKPLPVRNFKIVRDKQDKRNAMISWNPSSDAYGYNIYYGIAPEKLYNCITVNGADHYDFRGLDLGTTYYFAIEALNESGRSALSKVVKQ, via the coding sequence ATGACAGGAATAGTAAAAAAGATATTACTAAGTTCTGGGATAGCGTTCTCTGCTTTGGCAGGGAACGCCCTACCAACCGACGATTCTATAAAAGTAGTGAAAGGGCAGGTTAGTGACTACTATATCCCGGTAGTAAATCAATACGAAATAACCGGAACGGTTGTAGATGAACAGGGTAACCCGCTTGAAGGGGCTACCGTTATGTTTTTCTCGAGTCCGGTTCATTGTAACACAGACGTGGAAGGCCGTTATACGTTGAAGGCTACTGATAACGATGTACATCTTTATGTTTATTATCCGGGAAAATCTTTTGCTGGTGTAAAACGTGCTGTTGACGACCGGCAAGTGAAAATCGTTATGCAACCGGAGAAGCATAGGTCTGTGCAGCGTCAGCCTGCTCAAACTACAAGGTGGTATGACCCAGCGCATCCTGTCACTCGTACCTATTGTAATCCTATGAATATTAGTTATAACTATGAACCTTATAATAACAATGTTCAGTCTGGCGGATCGTTCAGATCTTCTGCCGATCCGATGGGATTAACTTATAAAGATGAGTATTTCCTGTTTTCCACGAACCAGGGAGGCTTCCATTATTCGAAGAATCTAAGTGACTGGGAATTTGCTCCGGCCTCTTTTCAGCGTCGTCCTACGGATGACGATATGTGTGCTCCGGCAGCATTTGTAAGTGGAGATACGCTGTTCTATACCGGTTCTACTTATGAAGGATTGCCCGTGTGGTATAGCACGTCTCCCAAATCCGGGCGTTTCAAGCGTGCTATCGAACGTAATACGTTACCTTCATGGGACCCTTGTTTATTTTTGGATGATGACGGTAAACTCTATCTTTATTATGGTTCGAGTAATGAATACCCTCTTAAAGGCGTACAAGTCAGTCGTGATGATTTTCATCCTGTCAGCAAGATTTATGATATAATGATGCTTCGTCCGGAAGAACATGGCTGGGAACGGTTTGGGATGAACAATGATGATGAAGTGACGTTGCGTCCGTTTACCGAAGGGGCTTATATGACGAAGCATAACGGAAAATATTATTTTCAGTACGGTGCCCCGGGAACGGAGTTCAAGGTATATGCCGACGGGGTATATGTCAGCGATTCGCCATTGGGGCCGTTCACTTACCAGCAGCATAATCCGATGAGCTATAAGCCCGGCGGATTTGTGCAGGGAGTAGGACACAGTGGTACTTTTCAAGATTTGAAAGGAAACTACTGGCATGTGGGTACTTGCATGTTATCCCTCAAATATAAGTTTGAAAGACGTATCGGATTATATCCTACGGCATTCGATCCGGATGGGGTGATGTATTCTACCACAGCATTCGGTGATTATCCTTGCTGGAATGCCGACTACGATATTAAAAATCCGACTGACCGGTTTACCGGCTGGATGCTTCTTTCTTATGAGAAACCGGTAAAAGTATCCAGCACCGACAGTATCTATTCCGCTTCCAATCTTACCGATGAAAATATGCGTACGTATTGGGCGGCTAAAACCGGAGAACCGGGTGAGTGGATAGAAATTGACCTTGGTGGCATGAAACACATAAAGGCGATCCAACTCAACTATTATGACCATAAAAGTGTGCAGCATAATCGTGCAAACGATTTATACTATCAATATCGCATCTACTCCAGTGATAACGGGACAGATTGGACACTGGCGGTAGATAAAAGTGATAACGATAAAGATGTACCTCATGACTATATCGAATTGAGTGAGACGCTGGATGCCCGTTATCTGAAACTGGAAAACATTCATGTTCCATCCGGCAATTTTTGTCTTTCGGAATTCCGGGTGTTTGGTAATGCTGATGGAGAGAAACCTCTGCCCGTACGAAATTTCAAGATAGTGCGTGACAAACAGGATAAGCGCAATGCAATGATTTCGTGGAATCCTTCATCCGATGCCTACGGCTATAATATTTATTATGGCATTGCTCCCGAAAAGTTATATAACTGTATCACAGTGAACGGTGCGGATCATTATGACTTCCGGGGACTTGACCTTGGTACGACTTACTACTTTGCCATTGAAGCTTTGAATGAATCGGGACGGTCGGCGTTGTCGAAAGTCGTGAAACAATAA
- a CDS encoding RagB/SusD family nutrient uptake outer membrane protein, producing the protein MKILKNILIYALPALMLCNTSCDYLDKEPENKVPEENVDFTQIDNMYQAVSGVYAKIRTGGMHWVIYPLSVVRDDDVWSGRIDDQVTLVDMGTYIYDNSFWGLNEMWNQYYGIIKVANAALESLDSYAENITSDDDMTNYRSYCGEVKFLRAYAYYRLVQAFGPVTILRSNTQTDMTRSTINAVYKYALEDLQYTMEHTPRLRPNEMAHYGAVTAFSAEMLAAKMHLNMGNYGEVETLTDDIIGSKKFKLYDDYYNLFKIPGKVCDESLFECQCTDFGIGSGDMVDADNWFIFQGPANDGNISGWGFIGIYKDFRDWAAARGETIRATTSFLLAGTTTPSGDVIRKLQDPTQTDCWNGKAYTPTDQLTPGRTKYGSNNNVRIFRYADVLLMNAEAKVRLGKDGDTSLNLVRDRAKMSDIDNATVDQILDERRMEFVCEWGERYNDLIRTGKAASVLGSKGWTEDKTYYPLPFDQVSNIPSLTNEPIDE; encoded by the coding sequence ATGAAAATACTAAAGAATATCTTAATATATGCGTTGCCAGCATTAATGTTATGCAATACATCATGTGATTATCTTGATAAAGAGCCCGAAAATAAGGTTCCGGAGGAAAATGTGGACTTTACTCAAATCGATAATATGTACCAAGCGGTTTCCGGAGTATATGCCAAAATTAGAACAGGCGGTATGCATTGGGTGATATATCCCTTGTCTGTCGTGCGTGATGATGATGTTTGGTCCGGACGTATAGATGACCAGGTAACCCTTGTTGATATGGGAACGTATATTTATGACAATTCTTTCTGGGGACTCAACGAGATGTGGAATCAGTACTATGGTATCATAAAAGTGGCCAATGCTGCTCTTGAATCGCTGGATTCCTATGCCGAAAATATCACGTCGGACGATGATATGACCAATTACCGCTCTTATTGTGGTGAGGTGAAGTTCCTTCGTGCTTATGCTTATTACCGGCTTGTACAGGCTTTTGGTCCAGTGACTATTTTACGTAGTAATACTCAAACCGACATGACCCGTTCAACGATCAATGCTGTCTATAAATATGCTCTTGAAGATTTACAATATACGATGGAACATACTCCGAGATTACGTCCGAACGAGATGGCTCATTATGGTGCTGTCACTGCTTTCTCGGCAGAAATGCTTGCAGCAAAGATGCATCTGAATATGGGAAATTATGGGGAAGTTGAAACACTGACAGATGATATTATCGGTAGTAAGAAATTTAAGCTTTATGATGATTACTATAATTTATTCAAGATTCCGGGTAAGGTTTGTGATGAATCGTTGTTCGAATGTCAGTGTACTGACTTTGGTATTGGTTCAGGTGATATGGTAGATGCCGATAACTGGTTTATATTCCAGGGACCGGCAAATGACGGGAATATTTCCGGCTGGGGATTCATTGGTATATATAAAGACTTCCGTGATTGGGCGGCAGCTCGTGGTGAAACTATCCGCGCTACGACTTCGTTCCTGTTGGCTGGTACGACTACACCAAGCGGTGACGTGATTCGTAAATTACAAGACCCGACTCAAACAGATTGTTGGAATGGGAAAGCTTATACTCCGACAGATCAGCTGACACCTGGCCGTACTAAATATGGTTCAAATAATAATGTCCGCATATTCCGTTACGCAGATGTATTGTTGATGAATGCAGAAGCCAAAGTTCGTTTAGGTAAAGATGGTGATACATCGCTAAATCTGGTACGTGACCGTGCCAAGATGTCCGATATCGATAATGCGACAGTAGATCAAATCCTTGATGAACGCCGTATGGAATTTGTTTGTGAGTGGGGAGAACGTTACAATGACTTGATTCGTACCGGTAAGGCTGCTTCTGTACTTGGTTCCAAAGGATGGACTGAAGATAAAACCTATTATCCGCTTCCTTTCGATCAGGTATCCAATATCCCAAGTCTGACGAACGAACCGATTGACGAGTAA
- a CDS encoding SusC/RagA family TonB-linked outer membrane protein produces MKRKITFLVVVVLCLQTLFAQNKTIRGTIVDSFSEPIIGASAHVKGTYIGTISDLNGNYTLENVPEDAIITFSYIGMIPQEIAVKGKNVINVQLKDDVQKLEEVVVIGYGSAKAKDLTSPITVVKGEALLSTPATSPMAAMQGKVAGVNVINSGTPGEGPKVAIRGKGSFSNSSPLYVVDGMFYDDINFLNSNDIQDMSVLKDASAAAIYGVRAANGVVIITTKKGQRNQKAKITYNGYVGVQKATNVLEMANSKEYATMLLEGNYAAYVSKMKASIDKFGGDYSDPDFHNWKFDSDTDWYKELLQSALITNHSLGISGGTEKSTYSVGMSYLYQDGIMDVENNYKRLNFRAALDYEATNWLKVGFNGVFSNSTQVLPKNTAWQQAFNSPGIYPVYDTTNDKTFPDKYASPDAVGFTANFYNPIATANYYNSQNENYQVLTNFYAQFQILPEKLNFKTSYGYDYSAIRGREYIAPYYVSSWQQQPTSELTKKDTNYYNYIWDNILTYNDQWGKHSFGAMLGYSMRQQQYRYMWGKANNVPEGKDEWLYLSQGNAEGVTLGDDGYCYRGQSYFTRLSYDYAGKYLLTFTMRADGSSKYQEHWGYFPSIGAAWVISEEDFMKDQKFFDYLKLRASWGRLGNDHVAPSDGFASITTGNSASGVFGNSTFPGYQNTTFYSWLKWELVDEANVGLNFSTFKNRLNVDLDYFYRLTKRAVISPRLPFSNDVLAGNYGKILNQGFDLSLNWNDNIGRDFKYNLGVNLSYLRNKVKDLGGPNSIKGGKTINMVGKEMNSYYGFKVVGVYQTPEECAEDPVAVANNLVPGDFKYEDVNGDNVIDGDDRQVLGAYIPNFTYGINLGLNWKNLDFELTTYGQTGGQIYNRKRALRSAAADYNFDKAQYEDRWTGPGSTNSHPSAAALINGWNVSDQKVNSYFVESANFFRIQNITLGYSLRNVKLVNYTLPGIRFSLTADRPFTTFKAHSFTPELSDAEGWDTEVYPLTSTYSFGIQIDF; encoded by the coding sequence ATGAAGAGAAAGATTACTTTTCTTGTAGTTGTAGTGTTGTGTTTACAGACACTATTTGCTCAAAACAAAACAATCAGAGGTACTATTGTGGATTCCTTTAGTGAACCGATCATAGGTGCGTCTGCTCATGTAAAAGGTACCTACATTGGTACTATCTCCGACCTTAATGGTAACTATACTTTGGAAAACGTTCCCGAAGATGCGATTATTACCTTCTCTTATATAGGAATGATACCTCAAGAAATTGCTGTAAAAGGGAAAAATGTAATCAATGTCCAATTAAAAGATGATGTTCAGAAATTGGAAGAAGTGGTCGTGATCGGTTATGGTTCAGCTAAAGCCAAAGACTTGACTTCTCCTATTACTGTGGTCAAGGGAGAGGCGTTACTTTCTACTCCTGCAACTTCACCGATGGCTGCCATGCAAGGAAAAGTGGCCGGAGTGAATGTTATCAATAGCGGTACTCCGGGAGAAGGGCCGAAGGTAGCCATTCGTGGTAAAGGATCATTTTCCAACAGCTCGCCTCTTTATGTTGTAGACGGTATGTTCTATGATGATATCAATTTCCTTAACAGTAATGACATTCAGGATATGTCCGTGTTGAAGGATGCTTCGGCTGCTGCTATCTACGGTGTGCGTGCTGCCAATGGTGTTGTTATTATCACTACCAAAAAAGGACAGCGTAATCAAAAAGCGAAAATTACCTATAATGGGTATGTAGGTGTTCAGAAAGCAACGAATGTGTTGGAAATGGCGAACTCTAAGGAATATGCTACTATGCTTCTCGAAGGTAATTATGCTGCATATGTATCTAAAATGAAGGCTTCTATTGATAAATTTGGTGGTGATTATTCCGATCCTGATTTTCATAACTGGAAATTTGATTCAGATACAGACTGGTACAAGGAGTTACTTCAGAGTGCACTTATCACTAACCACAGTTTGGGGATTAGTGGCGGAACAGAGAAAAGTACTTATTCTGTAGGTATGAGTTATTTATATCAGGACGGTATAATGGATGTGGAGAATAATTATAAGCGTCTTAATTTCCGGGCGGCACTTGATTATGAAGCAACCAATTGGTTGAAAGTAGGTTTTAATGGTGTATTTAGTAATTCTACTCAGGTATTGCCCAAAAATACGGCTTGGCAACAGGCATTTAATTCTCCTGGCATTTATCCGGTTTATGATACAACAAATGACAAGACGTTCCCTGATAAATATGCTTCACCTGATGCGGTCGGTTTCACTGCTAACTTCTACAATCCTATAGCAACAGCCAACTACTATAACTCGCAAAATGAGAACTATCAGGTCTTGACTAACTTTTATGCTCAGTTCCAGATACTACCAGAGAAATTAAATTTCAAAACGAGCTATGGCTATGATTATTCAGCCATCCGTGGTCGTGAATATATTGCCCCTTATTATGTAAGTAGTTGGCAGCAACAGCCTACTTCGGAGTTGACAAAGAAAGATACAAACTATTACAATTATATTTGGGATAACATATTGACCTATAATGATCAATGGGGAAAACATAGTTTTGGGGCCATGTTGGGCTATTCTATGCGACAACAGCAATATCGGTATATGTGGGGAAAAGCTAATAATGTGCCTGAAGGAAAGGATGAATGGCTTTATTTGAGCCAGGGAAATGCCGAAGGTGTGACTCTTGGAGATGATGGCTACTGTTATCGTGGTCAGTCTTATTTCACCCGTTTAAGTTATGACTATGCAGGAAAATATTTGTTGACATTCACTATGCGTGCGGATGGTTCTTCCAAATATCAGGAGCATTGGGGATATTTCCCCTCTATTGGTGCTGCGTGGGTTATCAGTGAAGAAGATTTCATGAAAGATCAAAAGTTCTTCGATTATCTGAAATTACGTGCCAGCTGGGGGCGTTTGGGTAATGACCACGTAGCTCCAAGTGATGGTTTTGCTTCAATAACCACTGGTAATTCTGCATCCGGTGTATTTGGTAATTCAACTTTCCCGGGCTATCAGAATACAACTTTTTATAGTTGGCTGAAGTGGGAATTGGTAGATGAAGCTAATGTAGGTTTAAATTTCTCTACGTTTAAGAATCGCTTGAATGTGGATTTGGATTATTTCTATCGTTTGACAAAAAGAGCTGTTATATCTCCTCGTTTGCCATTCAGTAATGATGTACTTGCAGGAAATTATGGTAAAATCCTGAATCAGGGTTTTGATTTGTCACTAAACTGGAATGATAATATCGGAAGAGACTTCAAATATAATTTGGGAGTAAACCTTTCATATTTGAGGAATAAGGTGAAGGATCTTGGTGGGCCTAACTCTATCAAAGGAGGAAAGACTATCAATATGGTGGGTAAAGAAATGAATTCATACTACGGATTTAAGGTAGTAGGAGTTTATCAGACTCCGGAAGAATGTGCAGAAGACCCGGTTGCGGTAGCTAACAATCTTGTACCGGGTGACTTCAAATATGAGGATGTAAATGGGGACAACGTGATTGATGGTGATGACCGTCAGGTGCTTGGTGCTTACATACCCAACTTTACGTATGGTATTAATCTTGGTTTGAACTGGAAGAATCTGGATTTTGAGTTGACTACGTATGGACAAACAGGCGGACAGATATACAACCGTAAACGTGCTTTACGTTCTGCAGCGGCTGATTACAATTTCGATAAAGCACAGTATGAGGATCGTTGGACCGGACCCGGTTCTACTAATTCACATCCGTCTGCTGCAGCATTGATAAATGGCTGGAATGTATCTGATCAGAAAGTGAACTCTTATTTTGTAGAAAGTGCTAATTTCTTCCGTATTCAGAACATAACTCTCGGATACAGTTTGCGTAATGTCAAGTTAGTGAACTATACATTGCCGGGTATCCGCTTCTCACTGACGGCAGATCGTCCGTTTACAACGTTTAAAGCACACTCGTTTACTCCGGAATTGAGCGATGCAGAAGGCTGGGATACAGAAGTTTATCCTTTGACATCTACTTATAGCTTTGGAATTCAAATTGATTTCTAA